A window of Pirellulales bacterium contains these coding sequences:
- a CDS encoding GNAT family N-acetyltransferase codes for MFQLRPFRNTDPPHLAEIWRSQPPQRGILQQVSAPILEFGVFSKMHFDRNGLIVATQDGRPRGFVHAGFGPNESGTALDTSLGTTHMLMLHGGSQDDALAGALLSASEEYLRGRGATVLYAGGIQPLNSFYLGLYGGSEIPGVLRSDAMLQRAALARGYREAGQVRILQCDLVRFRPPVSRELRALKRTTEFIEVLDPRARNWWEACVWGCLQRDRFQLIDRYRHTPIATATFWDVQPMSAGWGMCTAGLFELYVEPTHRRQGAATYLLSEALRVLRRRGVAIVEAQTMATNEAALAFYDALGFTCVDEGAVFRQGGPAANGVHH; via the coding sequence GTGTTTCAACTCCGACCCTTTCGCAATACCGACCCGCCGCACCTCGCGGAGATTTGGCGCAGCCAACCGCCGCAGCGGGGAATTTTGCAGCAGGTGTCGGCGCCGATCCTGGAGTTCGGCGTCTTCTCGAAGATGCACTTCGATCGCAACGGCCTGATCGTCGCCACGCAGGACGGTCGGCCGCGCGGATTCGTGCACGCCGGCTTCGGGCCCAACGAGTCGGGGACGGCGCTCGATACGAGTCTCGGCACGACGCATATGCTCATGCTCCACGGCGGGTCGCAGGACGATGCGCTCGCCGGCGCGTTGCTCAGCGCCAGCGAAGAGTATCTCCGCGGTCGCGGGGCGACGGTGCTGTACGCGGGGGGCATTCAGCCCCTGAATTCGTTCTATCTGGGACTGTACGGCGGCAGCGAAATTCCCGGCGTGCTGCGCAGCGACGCGATGCTGCAGCGCGCCGCGCTCGCGAGAGGCTATCGCGAGGCAGGCCAAGTCCGCATCTTGCAGTGCGATCTTGTGCGCTTCCGGCCTCCTGTCTCGCGCGAGTTGCGGGCTCTCAAGAGGACGACCGAGTTCATCGAGGTGCTTGACCCCCGCGCGCGCAACTGGTGGGAGGCCTGCGTGTGGGGCTGCCTGCAGCGCGACCGGTTCCAACTCATCGATCGGTATCGGCACACGCCGATCGCGACCGCCACGTTCTGGGACGTGCAGCCGATGTCGGCCGGCTGGGGAATGTGCACGGCGGGGTTGTTCGAACTGTACGTCGAACCGACCCACCGACGTCAGGGAGCGGCCACGTACCTGCTGAGCGAGGCTTTGCGCGTGCTGCGCCGCCGCGGCGTGGCGATCGTCGAGGCCCAGACGATGGCCACGAATGAAGCGGCCTTGGCCTTCTACGACGCCTTGGGCTTCACTTGCGTCGATGAAGGGGCGGTGTTTCGGCAAGGCGGACCGGCGGCAAACGGCGTTCATCATTGA
- a CDS encoding NF038122 family metalloprotease has product MTPWHIDWRLWRRLASAGALCLAAIQGRASAELALDFSPREPSQLGAFQIVINAGATLAENLPALQAFQRAAARWEALISDPIVVTIDADLGSLGAGVLGSASAVRLFAPFATIRNAMVADAADEPDDAVVAALPTTPSFTLPDGFATDGNLQLTKANAKALNFVGLDQTFGVSDGSIEFNLDFSFDYDNSDGVAPGFFDFESVAAHEIGHILGFFSDVDFIDVVMSLGGTSSEVRPTTVDMFRFADGGSDDPETVAEFSSNPRSLVPGVSAVFDQILGADGALAEIPMATGLTQGDGRQASHWKDNLGLGLLGPSLAPGQIVGISANDARALDLIGYEISFSVVAIPEARAYLMAAGVAGLVGMSHVGGIFRRRRGTNETL; this is encoded by the coding sequence ATGACTCCTTGGCATATTGATTGGCGGCTGTGGAGACGGTTGGCGTCGGCCGGGGCTTTGTGCTTAGCGGCGATTCAGGGGCGTGCGTCCGCCGAATTGGCGCTGGATTTCTCCCCCCGCGAGCCCAGTCAACTCGGCGCGTTTCAAATCGTCATCAATGCCGGGGCGACGCTGGCGGAGAATCTCCCGGCCCTGCAGGCTTTCCAGCGGGCTGCGGCGCGCTGGGAGGCGTTGATCTCAGATCCGATCGTCGTGACGATCGATGCGGATCTCGGATCGCTTGGAGCCGGCGTGCTGGGATCTGCCAGCGCCGTGCGATTGTTCGCCCCGTTCGCCACGATTCGCAATGCGATGGTCGCCGACGCCGCCGATGAACCGGACGACGCCGTCGTCGCGGCATTGCCGACGACGCCGAGCTTTACGTTGCCGGACGGATTCGCGACCGACGGCAATCTGCAGCTCACGAAGGCGAACGCCAAAGCCCTCAACTTTGTCGGGTTGGACCAGACCTTTGGCGTTTCAGACGGGTCGATCGAGTTCAACCTCGATTTTAGCTTTGACTACGACAACAGCGACGGCGTCGCCCCGGGGTTTTTTGATTTCGAGTCGGTCGCCGCGCACGAAATCGGACATATCTTGGGCTTCTTCTCCGACGTCGACTTCATCGACGTCGTGATGAGTCTCGGCGGCACGTCCTCGGAAGTGCGGCCGACGACGGTCGACATGTTTCGGTTCGCCGACGGCGGTTCCGACGACCCCGAGACGGTCGCCGAGTTCTCGTCGAATCCCCGATCGCTCGTCCCGGGCGTCAGCGCCGTGTTTGATCAAATCCTCGGCGCCGACGGCGCGCTCGCCGAGATCCCGATGGCGACCGGGCTGACCCAAGGCGACGGGCGGCAAGCGAGCCATTGGAAAGACAATCTCGGGCTTGGGTTGCTGGGTCCCTCGCTGGCGCCCGGTCAGATCGTCGGCATCTCCGCCAACGACGCTCGGGCGCTCGATCTCATCGGATACGAGATCTCGTTTTCGGTCGTCGCGATCCCGGAAGCTCGAGCCTATCTCATGGCGGCCGGCGTCGCAGGTCTTGTCGGAATGAGTCATGTCGGCGGCATTTTCCGGCGAAGACGCGGCACAAACGAGACCTTATGA